Proteins encoded within one genomic window of Methanosarcina barkeri str. Wiesmoor:
- a CDS encoding LURP-one-related/scramblase family protein — MRRIMGGLRGRGEESIQRYKMHEKLVSIGDDYWIENETGEREFYVDGKAIRLRDTLIIRDVQGNEVYRLQEKLLRIKDTMGIQDADGKTVATIKKALISPLRDRWKVEVANGPEMDVRGNILDHEYKIEAGREKVAEVSKRWFRIRDTYGVEIEPGQDSAFILAIAAALDQMAHD; from the coding sequence ATGAGACGAATTATGGGCGGTCTCAGGGGCCGTGGAGAAGAAAGCATACAACGCTACAAAATGCACGAAAAACTTGTTTCCATAGGAGATGACTACTGGATAGAAAACGAAACTGGAGAGAGGGAATTCTACGTGGACGGCAAAGCTATCCGCCTGCGTGACACCCTGATTATCAGGGATGTGCAGGGTAATGAGGTATATAGACTCCAGGAGAAGCTTCTCAGGATAAAGGATACGATGGGCATCCAGGATGCGGATGGAAAAACAGTCGCAACGATCAAAAAAGCCCTGATCTCACCTCTTCGCGACCGCTGGAAAGTTGAAGTGGCAAATGGGCCTGAGATGGATGTCCGAGGCAATATTCTGGACCATGAGTATAAGATTGAAGCCGGTAGGGAAAAAGTCGCAGAGGTCTCAAAAAGATGGTTCCGGATAAGAGATACCTATGGTGTAGAGATCGAGCCTGGACAGGACAGCGCATTTATCCTGGCGATTGCAGCTGCGCTTGATCAGATGGCCCACGATTAA
- a CDS encoding arylsulfatase yields the protein MEEKKPNILVIWGDDIGITNLSCYSDGLMGYRTPNIDRIANEGIRFTDSYGEQSCTAGRAAFITGQSVFRTGLSKVGMPGARVGIHPEDPTIAELLKPLGYATGQFGKNHFGDLDEYLPTNHGFDEFYGNLYHLNAEEEPENPDYPAEKDFPNFRKNYGPRGVIHSYANGRVEDTGPLTRKRMETVDLEFLDAAIDFIKRHHAAEKPFFVWLNTTWMHFRVHIPDRIRGQSGRWQSEYHDGMIEHDRQVGIILNLLDELGIAEDTIVVYSTDNGPHMNTWPDAAMTPFRNEKNSCWEGAFRVPEVMRWPGKIPAGMVSNEIVSHLDWLPTLLAAAGETDIKEKLKKGYKAEDKTFKVHLDGYNLLPYLTGKEEKSPRIGFFYFSDDGDLVALRYDNWKMVFMEQRATGTLQVWAEPFVPLRIPKIFNLRTDPYERADQTSNTYYDWLLDHAFLLVPAQGVVGDFLATFKEFPPRQKAASFTVDQAMEKLLQGIGSN from the coding sequence ATGGAAGAAAAGAAACCAAATATACTGGTCATCTGGGGAGATGACATAGGAATCACCAACCTTAGCTGCTACAGCGATGGGCTGATGGGATATCGAACGCCAAACATTGATCGGATAGCAAACGAAGGTATCAGATTTACAGACTCTTACGGGGAGCAGAGCTGTACTGCCGGGAGAGCAGCTTTTATCACAGGACAGAGCGTATTCCGTACAGGGTTGAGCAAGGTGGGAATGCCAGGAGCCAGAGTGGGAATTCATCCAGAAGACCCTACAATCGCCGAACTGCTGAAACCGCTGGGTTATGCCACAGGACAGTTTGGAAAGAACCATTTTGGAGACCTGGACGAATATCTGCCCACCAACCATGGTTTCGATGAATTTTATGGCAATCTCTACCACCTGAATGCTGAAGAGGAACCGGAAAACCCTGACTATCCCGCTGAGAAAGATTTTCCCAATTTCCGGAAGAATTATGGTCCAAGGGGTGTAATCCACAGCTATGCCAACGGTCGCGTCGAGGACACAGGCCCGCTGACCAGAAAACGCATGGAAACCGTAGATCTGGAATTTCTGGATGCAGCCATTGATTTTATCAAACGACATCATGCGGCTGAAAAACCGTTTTTTGTCTGGTTAAATACAACCTGGATGCATTTCAGGGTACATATTCCAGACAGAATAAGGGGACAGTCCGGGCGCTGGCAATCGGAATACCATGACGGCATGATAGAACATGACCGGCAGGTGGGGATAATTTTGAATTTGCTAGACGAGCTTGGTATTGCGGAAGACACTATTGTTGTCTACAGCACAGACAACGGGCCCCATATGAATACCTGGCCCGATGCAGCCATGACCCCGTTCCGCAATGAGAAAAACTCCTGCTGGGAGGGAGCTTTCCGCGTGCCTGAGGTAATGCGCTGGCCTGGCAAGATTCCGGCAGGCATGGTTTCTAACGAGATTGTGAGCCATCTTGACTGGCTGCCCACTTTGCTTGCAGCAGCCGGAGAGACGGATATCAAGGAAAAGCTCAAGAAAGGTTACAAGGCAGAGGACAAAACTTTTAAAGTTCATCTTGACGGCTATAACCTGCTTCCCTACCTGACCGGGAAGGAGGAGAAATCTCCACGTATCGGGTTCTTTTACTTCTCTGACGATGGAGACCTGGTAGCTCTCAGGTATGATAACTGGAAAATGGTCTTTATGGAGCAGCGCGCTACCGGTACATTACAGGTCTGGGCTGAACCTTTTGTCCCACTGCGAATACCGAAAATATTCAACCTGCGTACAGACCCTTATGAGAGGGCGGATCAAACTTCAAACACCTATTATGACTGGCTTCTTGACCATGCTTTCCTGCTGGTGCCTGCCCAGGGTGTAGTTGGTGACTTTTTGGCAACGTTTAAAGAATTTCCTCCGCGCCAGAAAGCAGCAAGCTTTACCGTTGATCAGGCAATGGAAAAACTCTTGCAGGGAATCGGGAGCAACTGA
- a CDS encoding anaerobic sulfatase maturase produces MTKNHLPPRIHVLAKPTGAICNLACSYCFFLAKEALYPGSKFRMSDKVLENYIRQLIEAHHSPQVTVAWQGGEPTLMGIDFYRRAIELQEKYRKPGISFENTMQTNGTLLDDEWCRFFKENNFLIGISIDGPRELHDAYRVDKKGNGTFDQVMKGLRLLQKHGVEYNVLTTVNRANADYPLEVYRFLRDEAGTDWMQFIPVVERINEEGHTLYQRGDTVSNRSVQPEQFGNFLNHIFDEWVRNDVGKIFVQTFEASARRWLGMPSGMCVFEETCGTGLALEHNGDLYSCDHFVEPDYLLGNIMEKEISELAALEKQYRFGQDKCDTLPQVCRECEVLFACQGECPKNRFLTTPAGETGLNYLCEGWKAFFRHIDFPMQILAGLIRRGYPASEVMRVMALEDAFARAGRNDPCPCGSGRKFKRCHGLRKTNAKGETRIR; encoded by the coding sequence ATGACAAAAAACCATCTGCCTCCACGCATTCATGTGCTGGCAAAACCAACAGGAGCTATCTGTAACCTTGCTTGCTCCTACTGCTTCTTCCTGGCTAAAGAAGCACTCTACCCAGGCAGCAAGTTCCGCATGTCAGACAAAGTTCTGGAAAACTACATCCGTCAGCTTATCGAAGCCCACCACAGCCCGCAGGTAACCGTCGCCTGGCAGGGAGGGGAACCCACACTTATGGGAATAGATTTTTACCGGCGTGCAATCGAACTGCAGGAAAAATACAGAAAACCAGGCATATCTTTCGAAAATACGATGCAAACAAACGGCACGCTGCTGGATGACGAGTGGTGCCGGTTTTTTAAGGAAAACAATTTTCTTATAGGGATCAGCATCGACGGTCCTCGTGAATTGCACGATGCTTACCGGGTGGACAAAAAAGGCAATGGAACTTTCGACCAGGTCATGAAGGGGCTTCGACTGTTGCAAAAACACGGTGTTGAATACAATGTCCTGACCACAGTAAACAGGGCCAATGCCGATTATCCACTTGAAGTCTACCGCTTCCTTAGGGATGAAGCAGGAACAGATTGGATGCAGTTTATTCCGGTTGTAGAGCGAATCAATGAAGAGGGACATACTCTTTATCAGAGAGGAGACACAGTTTCGAACCGTTCTGTGCAGCCAGAGCAGTTTGGCAATTTCCTGAACCACATTTTTGACGAGTGGGTAAGAAACGATGTGGGAAAGATATTCGTGCAGACTTTTGAAGCTTCTGCGCGAAGATGGCTTGGTATGCCTTCAGGAATGTGCGTTTTTGAGGAAACGTGCGGTACTGGGCTTGCTCTGGAACACAATGGCGATCTTTATTCATGCGACCATTTTGTGGAACCTGACTATCTGCTTGGCAATATTATGGAAAAAGAGATTTCTGAGCTTGCTGCTTTGGAAAAGCAGTACAGGTTCGGACAGGACAAATGCGACACTCTCCCACAGGTATGCCGGGAATGTGAGGTACTCTTTGCCTGCCAGGGGGAATGCCCTAAAAACCGCTTCCTTACCACTCCTGCCGGGGAAACCGGACTGAACTACCTATGCGAGGGCTGGAAAGCTTTCTTCCGGCATATCGACTTTCCGATGCAGATTCTGGCAGGCTTAATTCGCAGAGGTTACCCAGCTTCGGAAGTTATGCGAGTTATGGCTCTAGAAGATGCTTTTGCCCGGGCAGGGCGAAATGATCCCTGTCCCTGCGGCAGCGGCCGAAAGTTTAAACGTTGCCATGGTCTCAGGAAAACTAACGCGAAAGGGGAAACGAGAATTAGGTAA
- a CDS encoding cation:proton antiporter, protein MLFLFGLASRKISDTVVTAPMIFVAAGMLLSPEGLYLVNLSSSSTFILNLAELALVLTLFSDASKIDLQALLREEKLPGRLLLIGMPLTIVFGAIIAAFLFKNITLAEAGLIGVMLSPTDAGFGQAIVNNKKVSEKLNTVIYKALINANIAMPSSDIVVHFANQKTELTASE, encoded by the coding sequence TTGCTCTTCCTCTTTGGCCTTGCTTCCCGAAAGATCTCAGACACTGTAGTCACAGCCCCTATGATCTTTGTGGCAGCAGGAATGCTGCTCAGTCCAGAAGGACTTTACCTGGTAAATCTCTCTTCAAGCAGCACTTTTATTCTTAATTTAGCTGAGCTGGCGCTTGTCCTGACTTTATTTTCGGATGCCTCAAAAATTGATTTGCAGGCACTATTGCGTGAAGAAAAACTTCCAGGCCGGCTTCTACTTATTGGCATGCCGCTTACAATAGTCTTTGGAGCTATTATTGCTGCTTTTCTTTTTAAGAATATAACACTTGCAGAAGCAGGTCTTATAGGAGTTATGCTTTCTCCTACCGATGCAGGGTTTGGTCAGGCGATAGTTAACAATAAAAAAGTATCTGAAAAACTGAATACGGTAATTTATAAGGCTCTAATAAATGCAAATATAGCAATGCCTTCTTCTGACATCGTTGTTCATTTTGCTAACCAGAAAACTGAGTTAACAGCTTCCGAATAG
- a CDS encoding DUF1254 domain-containing protein, with protein sequence METKSVSGPIAGTRLTEEYVRMLGRLAYFMTWPMVNMHNRHTIFQKVPEPGLAGGIVPVAPLNQLSMLTDYIDPMERIVACPNQDVVYGFGIISLDREPVIVQVPDFGDRFWVYQACDQRTDGFTRLGKMYGTEPGFYMLVGPEWKGDLPKGVKDVFRSPTNIGVIIPRVFMNDTPDDRKKIQPLISQIMAYPLSQFTGEIKTKDWSKTPEFPSIGGGEEEVQWVVPEAFPEVLPQVLDEVPPLPSEETLYEQIRAVLKAADENTTLKNVLQQASIEADKELIKPLFQFRNYGIPCPYNWTTITNGAVFGTDYFTRTAVAKSNIFVNQPLETKYFYQDLDAAGERLNGGHYYTVIFSRGMLPPVKGFWSLTLYNEYHFFAPNTLNRYSLGTKNRNLQYGTDGSLTLYVQAEPPEEEKLPNWLPAPESDFTLYLRTYWPKIDILENRWTPPSVKRIK encoded by the coding sequence ATGGAAACAAAATCAGTTTCAGGGCCTATCGCCGGAACACGTCTGACAGAGGAATACGTCAGGATGCTTGGACGGCTGGCTTACTTTATGACCTGGCCAATGGTGAACATGCACAATCGCCACACCATATTTCAGAAAGTTCCAGAGCCTGGCCTGGCTGGTGGGATTGTGCCTGTAGCACCTTTAAATCAGTTAAGCATGTTAACCGATTACATAGACCCGATGGAACGGATTGTCGCCTGCCCGAATCAGGATGTAGTATATGGTTTTGGCATTATTTCTCTTGACCGTGAGCCTGTTATCGTTCAGGTGCCGGACTTTGGGGACAGGTTCTGGGTCTATCAGGCATGTGACCAGCGTACTGACGGCTTTACAAGGCTTGGGAAAATGTATGGGACTGAACCTGGATTCTATATGCTTGTCGGTCCGGAATGGAAAGGGGATCTACCAAAAGGCGTCAAAGATGTCTTTCGGTCACCTACCAATATTGGTGTTATTATTCCACGTGTCTTTATGAACGACACCCCCGATGACAGGAAAAAAATCCAGCCACTAATCAGTCAGATCATGGCATATCCCCTGAGCCAGTTCACAGGAGAGATAAAAACAAAAGACTGGTCAAAGACCCCTGAATTTCCGTCCATAGGAGGAGGCGAGGAAGAGGTACAGTGGGTTGTGCCTGAGGCTTTTCCTGAAGTGCTGCCTCAGGTTCTGGACGAGGTTCCGCCACTTCCAAGTGAGGAGACGCTCTACGAACAAATTCGTGCAGTCCTGAAAGCTGCAGATGAGAATACAACTCTCAAAAATGTACTCCAGCAGGCCTCCATCGAGGCAGACAAAGAGCTTATCAAACCACTTTTCCAGTTCCGGAACTACGGTATTCCCTGTCCATATAACTGGACAACTATAACAAACGGCGCTGTTTTCGGTACGGATTATTTTACACGCACAGCTGTTGCCAAATCAAATATTTTTGTTAACCAGCCACTGGAGACAAAGTACTTCTACCAGGATCTCGATGCTGCGGGGGAACGGCTGAACGGAGGCCATTATTACACGGTTATCTTTTCCAGAGGTATGCTTCCACCAGTTAAAGGTTTCTGGTCACTCACGCTTTATAACGAATATCACTTCTTTGCTCCAAATACTCTGAACCGCTACTCTCTGGGCACAAAGAACAGGAATCTACAATATGGCACCGATGGATCACTAACTCTTTACGTACAGGCTGAACCTCCAGAAGAGGAAAAACTTCCCAACTGGTTACCTGCACCAGAGTCTGATTTCACATTATATCTCCGAACTTATTGGCCCAAAATAGATATCCTTGAGAATAGGTGGACACCACCCTCGGTAAAGCGGATAAAATAA